From a region of the candidate division WOR-3 bacterium genome:
- a CDS encoding TRAP transporter TatT component family protein encodes MTFVLLMAFVLSTTPVNPNPDSICKRAEFLLFNRHLNPLYLDSAYQLLAQARKINPVHQKTLYLWSRIHTQLGENSTGKGEKIKFFERAKAIAESLQVVNDKNPDGFMWWAIAQGRIGQTRGVLNSLFMVPSLKKAFNRVIELDPRYATAYDALGVLYYELPPFAGGDLKLAEKYLIQGLKIDPNYTLIRLDLARVYFKQGRRDEAREQLKLLINTAKPSYPADFFLEDRPEAEKLLCELEPKR; translated from the coding sequence ATGACTTTTGTCCTGTTAATGGCTTTTGTTTTGAGCACAACCCCGGTCAACCCGAACCCTGACTCCATCTGCAAAAGGGCAGAGTTTCTCCTTTTCAACCGCCACCTTAATCCCCTTTATCTTGACTCTGCCTATCAACTCCTTGCCCAGGCACGCAAGATCAACCCGGTTCACCAGAAAACCCTTTATCTCTGGTCAAGAATCCATACCCAGTTGGGTGAAAACAGCACAGGCAAAGGGGAAAAGATTAAGTTTTTTGAAAGGGCAAAGGCGATTGCCGAGAGTCTGCAAGTGGTAAATGATAAAAACCCTGACGGGTTTATGTGGTGGGCGATTGCCCAGGGCAGAATCGGTCAGACCCGCGGGGTTTTAAACTCCCTCTTTATGGTCCCATCTTTGAAAAAGGCATTTAACAGGGTGATTGAACTTGACCCAAGATATGCCACCGCCTATGATGCGCTTGGTGTTTTGTATTACGAACTACCCCCATTTGCCGGTGGCGACCTGAAACTTGCTGAAAAATATTTGATTCAGGGGCTGAAAATTGACCCGAACTACACCCTTATCCGGCTTGACCTTGCCCGGGTCTATTTCAAACAGGGCAGAAGGGATGAGGCGCGTGAGCAGTTAAAACTGCTCATCAATACCGCTAAACCCTCCTATCCTGCCGACTTCTTCCTTGAAGACAGACCTGAGGCGGAAAAACTGCTCTGTGAACTTGAGCCCAAGAGATAA
- a CDS encoding long-chain fatty acid--CoA ligase, with protein sequence MQETVYQAFSAVAQRLANRPALLHKVAGRFQPITFAQLSQAVDEVAAGLAEEGVKPGMRIGIYSYNRPEWVIADLAAIKLGAVVVPIYHTLPLDTVHYIINDAEVSHLFVENPELFNPLLPFLEQLKSLKVVITFFEPDVKTSAGKKILSLTALRAHGASALKEKPELANPYQAKPDDLLTICYTSGTTGEPKGAMLSHKNILSNVFAAIERFNVTENDLLVSFLPLCHMFERTCGYYTILLAGAAIAYAESLQTIRDDVALVKPTILIVVPRVLEKVYNAVQEKVLTGPALQRRLMIATIRSANRYALLKSTKRKIPFTLALKKKILDLLVVRKLRKLGGGRIRLIVSGGAPLERKLARTIRNLGFNLLEGYGLTETSPVVCAAVPGEERVGTVGKPFPNVEVRIGANDEILVRGPNVMLGYYKKPEETALAIDADGWFHTGDQGRFDAQGNLIITGRIKEIIVNAYGKNIPPVPIEHALLCSKFIDQVTVIGDRRPYLVALIVPARLTLEDYARENKIPYQSYQELLENPQVIKLFREEIDRCLLPFAPYEQVRKFRLIPEPFTVENGLLTPTLKVRRKEIDRVFANLIEAMYQEK encoded by the coding sequence ATGCAGGAAACCGTGTATCAAGCCTTCAGCGCGGTTGCCCAGCGCCTTGCCAATAGACCCGCACTACTGCACAAGGTCGCCGGCAGATTCCAGCCCATAACCTTTGCCCAGCTCAGTCAGGCGGTTGACGAAGTTGCTGCCGGTCTTGCTGAAGAGGGTGTCAAACCCGGTATGCGCATCGGCATCTACTCCTACAACCGACCCGAATGGGTGATTGCCGACCTCGCCGCAATAAAGTTGGGTGCGGTTGTTGTTCCAATTTATCACACCTTACCGCTTGACACCGTCCACTACATCATCAACGATGCCGAGGTCAGCCATCTCTTTGTTGAAAACCCGGAACTGTTCAATCCGCTCCTGCCCTTTCTTGAACAGTTAAAGAGCCTAAAGGTGGTTATCACCTTTTTTGAGCCAGATGTAAAGACCAGCGCCGGGAAAAAAATTCTCTCCCTCACCGCTTTACGCGCCCATGGTGCCAGCGCCCTGAAAGAGAAACCAGAACTCGCCAACCCCTATCAGGCAAAACCTGATGACCTTTTGACCATCTGCTACACCTCTGGCACAACCGGTGAACCCAAGGGCGCAATGCTCTCCCACAAAAACATCCTTTCCAATGTCTTTGCCGCAATTGAACGGTTCAATGTTACGGAAAATGACCTCTTGGTCTCATTCCTGCCCCTCTGCCATATGTTTGAAAGGACCTGCGGCTATTACACGATACTTTTGGCTGGTGCGGCGATCGCCTATGCCGAATCGCTCCAGACCATCCGCGACGATGTTGCCCTGGTAAAACCAACAATTTTAATTGTTGTTCCCCGGGTGTTGGAAAAGGTGTACAATGCGGTTCAGGAAAAGGTTCTGACCGGTCCAGCGCTCCAGCGCCGTTTGATGATTGCCACCATCAGAAGCGCAAACCGGTATGCCCTCCTGAAATCAACGAAAAGGAAAATCCCCTTCACTTTGGCGCTGAAGAAAAAAATCCTTGACCTCCTGGTCGTGCGCAAACTGCGCAAACTTGGTGGCGGCAGAATCAGGCTGATTGTCTCCGGTGGTGCACCTCTTGAAAGAAAACTGGCACGGACAATTCGCAACCTCGGCTTCAACCTACTTGAAGGTTATGGTCTCACCGAAACCTCACCGGTGGTATGTGCGGCAGTTCCTGGTGAGGAACGGGTGGGAACGGTTGGCAAGCCATTTCCCAATGTGGAGGTAAGGATAGGAGCGAATGACGAAATCCTGGTGCGGGGTCCGAATGTGATGCTCGGGTATTATAAAAAGCCAGAGGAGACCGCGCTGGCGATTGACGCTGACGGCTGGTTCCATACCGGTGACCAGGGAAGGTTTGATGCGCAGGGCAACCTCATCATCACCGGCAGAATCAAGGAGATTATTGTCAATGCCTATGGCAAAAACATTCCGCCGGTGCCGATTGAACATGCCCTGTTGTGCTCCAAGTTCATTGACCAGGTAACGGTGATCGGAGACAGAAGACCATATCTTGTTGCCTTGATTGTCCCTGCCCGTCTCACCCTTGAGGACTATGCGCGTGAAAACAAAATCCCGTACCAGAGTTATCAGGAGCTGTTAGAGAATCCGCAGGTTATCAAGTTATTTCGCGAGGAGATTGACCGCTGCCTTTTACCTTTTGCCCCCTACGAGCAGGTGCGCAAATTCCGGCTTATCCCCGAACCATTCACGGTGGAAAACGGGCTTTTGACCCCGACCCTCAAGGTCAGGCGCAAAGAGATTGACCGGGTGTTTGCGAATCTGATCGAAGCGATGTATCAGGAGAAGTAA
- the tsaD gene encoding tRNA (adenosine(37)-N6)-threonylcarbamoyltransferase complex transferase subunit TsaD produces MSFLCLGIETSCDETAASVVVDGLFVRSSVVSSQLVHSIYGGVVPELAARAHIRLIVPVVQEALKDAGVGYADLNLIAATYAPGLLGALLVGLPFAKALSYSLNIPFVGVNHLEGHIFALRLEYPELKPPYLGVVLSGGHTELVIVKDWCDYQGLGSTVDDACGEAFDKVAKLLGLPYPGGALIEKLAEAGRPVIEFPVPDPGGLDFSFSGLKTAVLYYLRDHPDAKKADVAASFQLAAVREVTKKVERAVINTGLKLVGVSGGVAANRFLRAQMELLAQRLGFKLLIPRAEYCTDNAAMIAAAGFERFKRFGPSPLDLPAFARRPLDLKVSR; encoded by the coding sequence GTGAGTTTTCTCTGTTTAGGGATTGAGACCTCCTGCGATGAGACCGCAGCGAGTGTTGTTGTAGATGGTCTTTTTGTGCGTTCCAGTGTTGTCTCATCGCAATTGGTCCATTCAATTTACGGCGGGGTTGTGCCCGAACTGGCGGCAAGGGCTCATATCCGTTTGATTGTGCCGGTTGTTCAAGAGGCGTTGAAAGATGCTGGGGTGGGCTATGCTGACCTGAACCTGATTGCGGCAACATATGCACCCGGTCTTTTGGGCGCGCTTCTGGTCGGTTTGCCATTTGCCAAGGCTTTGAGTTACAGCCTCAATATCCCCTTTGTGGGTGTGAACCATCTTGAAGGGCACATCTTTGCCCTGCGTTTAGAATATCCAGAACTGAAGCCGCCATATTTAGGGGTTGTCCTTTCTGGTGGTCATACCGAACTGGTGATTGTGAAGGACTGGTGCGATTATCAGGGGTTGGGTTCAACGGTTGATGATGCCTGTGGCGAGGCTTTTGACAAGGTGGCAAAACTTTTGGGTCTGCCTTATCCTGGTGGTGCCTTAATTGAGAAACTGGCAGAAGCGGGCAGACCGGTGATTGAATTTCCTGTTCCTGACCCGGGAGGGCTGGACTTCAGTTTTTCCGGTCTTAAGACCGCGGTGCTCTATTATCTGCGCGACCATCCGGATGCAAAAAAGGCTGATGTTGCCGCATCGTTTCAGCTGGCAGCGGTGCGGGAGGTGACAAAAAAGGTGGAAAGGGCGGTTATCAATACCGGGCTAAAACTGGTTGGGGTTTCTGGTGGGGTGGCGGCAAACAGGTTTCTGCGCGCGCAGATGGAGCTCCTTGCCCAGAGGCTGGGGTTTAAGTTATTAATACCCCGAGCAGAATACTGCACCGACAATGCGGCGATGATTGCCGCAGCAGGTTTTGAGCGGTTCAAGCGTTTCGGTCCATCACCGCTTGACTTACCAGCATTTGCCAGAAGACCGCTTGACCTGAAGGTTTCAAGATAG
- a CDS encoding TonB-dependent receptor produces MSLLIYLFLLSPEKIFQGRVFDAATREPIPYVEIKIIQTGGSILTDSAGFFAVRDALLPERVAISVSRIGYETRFYDDVSTDGKLTVFLNPVAIPVAGVTSTATRLRLKTEPALPVAVISDEPGAVKGRTDISKLIIEAPGTIVHDYGNLSTVSVRGASAEQTLIMLDGVRLNSSLNNQADLTLIPCGTAQRIEVVRGGASALYGANAIGGVINIITPDASCQAVNATAGIGSFGKRYANFNLCLPGRVNLLFAAGLLDAENRFPFKDSLDSLRFRKNSDLTRADLLFKSGLKLGRQYLSLLGTWAGAKRGSPGPLSFPSDSARLNDERLLFICGYDLQQTDNARLSARFFHQRSLQNYYNPDEYFFASDTHRTLRTGLNVNQRILDFVFGLESDWEKALSTTVGRPSRLTTAFYFEGGLNYQGVSLNPMLRYEIMKNRRDDATAYHRTYGAFSPKLSVVINRFRPLGFYLSANRSFRAPTFNEMWWPEDAWTKGNPRLAPEWATGFDAGAGLNIGSIGLLRMGFFHSRVKDLIQWQPDENFVYQPVNIAQARITGIELEEELGFRWIGLKGNATYQISRSETLDLSYRPRISGRASLWLAYLKDSVQPLRITLSAKGAGKRFANSENTETLPGYLIFDTDATLTGTVKNLRPQIMFGCDNIFDRRYQALKGYPLPGRSFYLEVAIGM; encoded by the coding sequence ATGAGCCTGTTAATCTATCTTTTCCTTCTTTCCCCTGAAAAAATTTTTCAGGGAAGGGTTTTTGATGCGGCAACAAGAGAGCCGATTCCCTATGTGGAAATTAAGATTATCCAAACAGGGGGGAGCATCCTCACCGATTCGGCTGGATTTTTTGCAGTGAGGGATGCGCTGCTGCCGGAAAGGGTGGCAATCTCTGTCTCAAGGATTGGGTATGAGACCAGGTTCTATGATGATGTCTCCACGGATGGAAAACTCACCGTCTTTTTAAACCCTGTTGCCATTCCTGTTGCCGGGGTAACAAGCACCGCCACAAGGCTGAGGTTAAAGACCGAGCCGGCTTTGCCGGTTGCGGTTATTTCAGATGAGCCCGGTGCTGTCAAGGGCAGAACCGACATCAGCAAACTGATTATTGAGGCACCGGGGACAATTGTTCACGATTACGGCAACCTGAGCACGGTCTCTGTGCGCGGGGCATCGGCTGAGCAGACCCTAATAATGCTTGATGGTGTCCGGCTCAACTCCAGCCTTAACAACCAGGCTGATTTGACCCTGATTCCTTGCGGAACTGCCCAGCGGATAGAGGTGGTGCGCGGTGGCGCATCCGCGCTCTATGGTGCCAATGCGATTGGCGGGGTGATAAATATCATTACGCCAGACGCCTCTTGCCAGGCAGTTAATGCCACCGCCGGTATCGGTTCATTTGGCAAACGCTACGCCAATTTTAACCTTTGTTTGCCCGGAAGGGTTAACCTGCTTTTTGCCGCGGGTCTTCTTGATGCAGAAAATCGGTTTCCTTTTAAGGACAGTCTGGACTCATTGCGGTTCCGGAAAAATTCCGATTTGACCCGTGCCGATTTGCTTTTCAAGTCAGGTCTGAAACTGGGCAGGCAGTATCTTTCCCTTTTGGGAACCTGGGCTGGGGCAAAAAGGGGCTCGCCCGGACCTTTATCCTTCCCGAGTGACAGCGCCAGGCTGAATGACGAAAGGCTCCTCTTTATTTGCGGCTATGACCTGCAACAAACCGACAATGCCCGATTGAGCGCCCGGTTTTTCCATCAGCGCTCATTACAGAACTATTACAACCCCGATGAATACTTTTTTGCGAGTGACACCCACAGGACGCTTCGCACCGGTCTCAATGTGAATCAGCGCATCTTAGATTTTGTCTTCGGGCTTGAGTCCGATTGGGAAAAGGCTTTGAGCACAACCGTGGGCAGACCATCCCGGCTGACAACCGCATTTTATTTTGAAGGCGGGTTGAACTATCAGGGGGTTTCCTTAAACCCGATGCTCCGTTACGAAATTATGAAAAACAGGCGTGATGATGCAACTGCTTATCACCGCACCTATGGCGCCTTCAGCCCGAAACTGTCCGTTGTCATTAACAGGTTTAGACCTTTAGGTTTTTACCTGAGCGCTAACCGCTCCTTCCGTGCGCCCACATTTAATGAGATGTGGTGGCCAGAAGATGCCTGGACAAAGGGCAACCCTCGCCTTGCGCCTGAATGGGCAACTGGATTTGATGCCGGTGCTGGGTTGAATATCGGCAGTATTGGTCTGTTGCGTATGGGATTTTTCCATTCCCGTGTGAAAGACCTGATTCAGTGGCAGCCGGATGAGAACTTTGTTTATCAGCCGGTGAACATCGCTCAGGCAAGAATTACTGGTATTGAACTTGAAGAAGAGCTTGGATTTCGCTGGATTGGTCTCAAGGGCAACGCCACCTACCAAATCTCCCGTTCAGAAACACTTGACCTGTCCTACCGACCGAGAATTTCCGGAAGGGCTTCATTATGGCTTGCCTATCTCAAAGACAGTGTTCAGCCTCTCCGCATTACTCTCAGCGCAAAAGGGGCAGGAAAAAGGTTCGCCAACAGTGAAAATACCGAGACCCTGCCCGGCTATCTGATTTTTGATACTGATGCAACCCTTACCGGGACTGTGAAGAACCTGCGCCCCCAAATCATGTTTGGCTGCGACAACATTTTTGACCGCAGATATCAGGCTCTCAAGGGCTATCCTCTTCCCGGAAGGAGTTTTTATCTTGAGGTGGCTATCGGGATGTAG
- a CDS encoding peptidoglycan DD-metalloendopeptidase family protein has product MKSNGKVRNGWLIALILSVCVTIITLAAILFTRHNRNKTLLFCGPEPPCPESTYYGGDVLKNDEVLAGLLQRWCISPEIINSIYAALSKTDFNFRKMKPGDSVTLYYRGLNLFGIDYHQNKVISYEVRLDSGGEAHADKINKPVDTVKAVFKGVIENSLWNSLLNLGGTPELVVEFAEILRYDIDFFTECNNGDTFEMLVDRLEVEGDFYRYGRVYAVHYKSKSENVWGFYFCDPSGHWDYYNERGQSLRKTILRSPLSFARVSSYFGMRFHPILRVVRPHQGVDYVAPRGTPVSAIADGVVTMVRWNGGYGKMVEIKHSGGLVSRYGHLSGYGPGIKVGKRVQQGATVGYVGATGLATGPHLHFEIRKDGKPVNPLKVIPPRAEPVPKRYLAQFEATKSTYLKLLHSFTNQPAPPVATTSR; this is encoded by the coding sequence ATGAAAAGTAACGGCAAGGTAAGAAATGGCTGGTTGATTGCGCTGATTTTATCGGTCTGTGTAACCATTATTACCCTTGCCGCAATCCTTTTTACCCGCCATAATAGAAACAAAACCCTGCTTTTCTGCGGTCCGGAACCGCCCTGTCCGGAATCAACCTATTACGGTGGTGATGTCTTGAAGAATGACGAGGTCCTTGCCGGGCTTCTACAGCGCTGGTGTATCAGCCCCGAAATAATAAACTCAATCTATGCCGCCCTTAGTAAAACCGACTTTAACTTCCGCAAGATGAAACCCGGGGACTCGGTTACATTGTATTATCGGGGTTTAAATCTGTTCGGGATTGATTATCATCAGAATAAGGTTATCAGTTATGAGGTGAGGTTGGATTCAGGAGGAGAGGCTCACGCTGATAAAATCAATAAACCGGTTGATACGGTGAAGGCGGTTTTCAAAGGCGTGATTGAAAACTCCCTCTGGAACTCGCTGTTGAATTTAGGCGGAACACCGGAACTGGTGGTAGAGTTTGCCGAAATTCTGCGCTATGATATTGACTTCTTTACCGAGTGCAACAACGGGGACACCTTCGAGATGCTGGTCGACCGGCTTGAGGTTGAAGGCGATTTCTACCGTTATGGCAGGGTTTATGCGGTTCATTACAAGAGTAAATCGGAAAATGTGTGGGGATTTTACTTTTGTGACCCATCCGGGCACTGGGACTATTACAATGAAAGGGGGCAGTCTTTGCGGAAGACGATTCTGCGTTCCCCTCTCTCATTCGCCCGGGTCTCATCCTATTTCGGGATGAGGTTTCACCCGATTCTGCGCGTTGTCCGACCTCATCAAGGGGTTGACTATGTTGCCCCGCGGGGCACGCCGGTGAGTGCGATTGCGGATGGTGTGGTGACAATGGTGCGCTGGAACGGCGGTTATGGCAAGATGGTAGAGATAAAACATTCGGGCGGGCTGGTTTCCCGGTATGGTCACCTTTCCGGTTATGGACCGGGTATCAAGGTCGGCAAAAGGGTTCAGCAGGGGGCAACGGTTGGCTATGTTGGTGCTACCGGTCTGGCAACCGGTCCTCATCTCCATTTTGAAATCCGCAAGGACGGCAAGCCGGTCAATCCACTAAAGGTGATTCCACCCCGGGCAGAGCCGGTGCCAAAGAGATACCTTGCCCAGTTTGAGGCAACAAAAAGCACCTATCTGAAACTTTTACACAGTTTTACCAATCAGCCAGCTCCACCCGTCGCAACTACATCCCGATAG